In one Siniperca chuatsi isolate FFG_IHB_CAS linkage group LG14, ASM2008510v1, whole genome shotgun sequence genomic region, the following are encoded:
- the LOC122888514 gene encoding integumentary mucin C.1-like, whose product MQVNLPVLTLCFLGTVVLCVTQSMSASIDLPMSPQSQLRSNSTSSTTRPSTTIANTTSPSTTSATSPAKNSTTAPATTSKTAPATTSKTAPATTSKTGPATTSTTGPATTSKTGPATTSTTGPATTSTSATTTQTEPSTTATTTETSSAATTESVEGGSGELSSGAIAGIAIGSIAGVAAVGGGIFGALKYTNRI is encoded by the exons ATGCAAGTGAATCTTCCTGTACTGACTCTTTGCTTTCTTGGCACAG TTGTCCTGTGTGTAACGCAGTCTATGTCTGCATCAATTGATCTGCCCATGTCACCCCAATCACAACTAAGATCAAATAGTACATCATCAACTACTAGACCGTCCACGACCATAGCTAACACAACTAGTCCATCCACCACTTCCGCAACTAGTCCAGCCAAAAATTCCACAACTGCTCCAGCCACCACTTCCAAAACTGCTCCAGCCACCACTTCCAAAACTGCTCCAGCCACCACTTCCAAAACTGGTCCAGCCACCACTTCCACAACTGGTCCAGCCACCACTTCCAAAACTGGTCCAGCCACCACTTCCACAACTGGTCCAGCCACCACTTCCACAAGTGCCACAACTACACAAACTGAACCCAGCACCACTGCTACCACAACTGAAACCTCTTCAGCTGCTACCACCGAGTCTGTGGAGGGAGGGTCAGGAGAGCTTTCATCTGGTGCTATAGCCGGTATTGCCATCGGCTCTATCGCTGGGGTGGCTGCTGTTG gtgGTGGTATCTTTGGCGCGCTGAAGTACACCAACAGGATATAA